In the genome of uncultured Pseudomonas sp., the window TCTGCGCATAAGCGTTGGGGACACGCTAGAAATGCTGGGCAGCAGAGCTGAGGGCATCGCAGAGCAGAGCAAAGCTCGATCACGAAGAGCCATATCCGAAGACGCCAAACTTCTGGATAAGCAACGCAAGGCGATTGATCTGCACAAAACGGTTACTGCAGCCTTCGCGACCATGCTGGTAGACGCTCAGGTAGACCTAAGCATCTGCAAGCTGCAGCTCGAGGAAGCCAGGCACCAAAAATTCGTCCCCACTGAACCTCCTACACCCGACATCGAAACGCTCAGCCATAAACTGCTAAACGCCTGCATCAAGCAGCCTGAACGCGGCCTGAGCCAGTGGCTTGCACAGAGAGCAGAAAGCGGCAGTCCCAGGATCGCTTATCCAGACCGGACTCATATTGAGGCTCGGCTGGAGTGCTTACGGGGCTCCCCACAGAAAAAACTCATACGTAGCCGCATGAGCTCGCTCCTAAAGAACGCCGACCTTTGGATCCCTGACGCTCGCCTTGAACAGCTTCTCTGGGGCACAAGTCGCAGCATCAACCTGGCCCAAATTGAATATCTAAAGCTCGGGACATGGCTCGAGTACAAAGAAAACACGATCATTTCCGGTGGAGTGGGTACTGGAAAAACCTGGCTCGCCTGTGCCTTCGGTTATCAGGCCTGCATAAAGGGATGGAGAACCAGCTATCGCCGCATGCCCGAGCTCCTGGAAGAGCTTTCTGGTGCGCGCGCCAGCAAAACGCTCAGCAACGCGCTGCAAGACCTAGCGAAAATTGAATTCTTGATCATCGACGACTGGGATCTGTCGCAGCTGACTGCAGGCCAGTATCAAGACCTGCTCGCGGTGATTGCCGAGCGCGAAAATCGCTGTTCAACACTCATCGTCAGTCAGCAACCACCCGAAAGGTGGTTTGACGCTATCTACGACAACAACCACGCCCTGAGGCTTCTTGACCGCCTGGCATACGCCCGGCAGAAATTCCACCTTACCGGCGAGTCGATGCGAAAGAGAATGGCCGAAGCAGCCAACGCCAACCAAAGCACCTCGGACTGCAATGGCCAGACAGAATCGCCTGAGTTCCTGGAAGATCTACCAGTGGAGCCGGCAGACCCGATCGGGGATGCTAAAAGCCGCACTACAGCAGATTCAGTTGATACCCCTGGCGAGTCCGCTCCAGGAGAAGCCACTACCAACCTCATGCTCGAAAACTACGAACGAAGTCTGCGGGGGGAAAGGCTGATCACGCCGTCAAAAAGCTAACCTGGCCACATTTTGGCCAGATGATCATGCCCTGCCGAAAGCAGTAGAAAAATCCCGAGTTCAAAGCAATCCACTCAATCAGTATTCCAAACGGTATTCCAAGCAAGAACTTAAACCGATTTTTTAGATATAAATCATATAGTTAAAATCTCTGTTCAGATTACCCCGGCACCAAATAGAAGCACTTAAAGCCCTGATTTTCCTAGGAATTTCGGGGCTTTTTTGTTTCTGGCCTCATAGAGGTGTCGAAGAACTGCCGAAACTCGCCAGAGGCCCTAAACGCACAGCATCGAGTAGGTGGTCCGGTTGTAGTGGTCAACTATTTCTGGACACTGGTTTAGGTTTATCCGGCTAGTGATTCAGTTTCCGCTGGCGTTTGGTATCCGTTGTAGCTGTGTGGGCGTTGGTGGTTGTAGTGGTGCGTCAGATAGCGCAGCACATCTGCCTCTGCATGTTCTTGGCTGGCGTAGCCATGTTCCGGTATCCATTCCGTCTTCAGGCTTCTGAAAAAGCGCTCCATCGGCGCATTGTCCCAGCAGTTACCGCGCCGGCTCATGCTCTGTTTTATGCGGTAGCGCCAAAGCATCTGGCGAAACTCGATACTGGTGTAATGACTACCTTGGTCGGAGTGAAACATCAGTGCCTGTGGGCAGCCACTAGACTCATAAGCCACACGTAAAGCGCGCGTCGTGAGCCGCGAGTCCGGCCGATTGGAGGGTGCCCAGCCGACAATCCGGCGCGCATACAAATCCATGACCGCCGCGAGATAGATCCAACGGTTACCTGCCCAGATATACGTGACGTCGCCGCACCAGATTTGGTTAGGGCCGCTTACGTTAAACTCCCGATTCAGCGTGTTCGGCGCAACCGCACTCTCACCCTCAGCTTTACGGTAGCGATGCTTACGGTATTGCGAACTAAATAACCGAGCCTCTTTCATCAGGCGTCCCGCCAGAAAGCGACCGACCACTTCACCCTGCATCCGCAGTGCGGCCGATAGCGTTCTGGCGCCAGCTGAACCGCGACTTTGCGCATGTAATTCAGAGGCACGCTGACGTAATTCAATTCGCCGGTGATTCACTCGACGGCGACGCTTGCTGGCGTCGTAGAAGCTGCTGCGATGCACGCTAAATAGCCTGCACAGTTTGGCTCGTGGATACCGCTCACCCAATGCCTCGATCAGGGTTACTGATTGAGGGAGTCCGACATTAAAAGAGCGGTAGCCTTTTTTAGGATTTCTTTCTCCCGCTCCAAGCGTCGAACCTGGGCTTCCAGGTCTTGGATGCGCTTCTGCTCAGGTGTCAGGGCCTTACTGCACAGCGGTGTTGTGCCTCCACGCTCGTCACGCAGTTGCTCAACCCATCGACGCAACGCCGTTGGGCCTACGCCCATGGACTTGCAGGCCTCGGGTATAGAATAGCCTTGGTCTAGAACTAGGCCAGCTGCTTCGAGTTTGAAATCTGTACTGAATGATCTTCTGGTCATGAACACCTCATTGCTGGGCGAAGCTTAACGCCCTATCGGGGTGTCCAGAATCATTAAGCCACTACAGTGAGACATGCCTGGGCATGGTCGATATCGCCACGCTGTTGGGGTATTCCGAGCACAGCGCCTTCACCCGCAGCGTACTCCGCTGGACGGGAAAAGCCCCCAGCGCCACCGTCAGAGCCAGCGAAACGATTGGCTATCGGAACTCGCCCTGAGTGATCTGCGCCATGGCCGCGCCGACTGCATGCCCCGGTGCCACTAGGTGATGTTTACCGGGGGAAGCTCCAGGTGAAAGGCGCTGATGCCATTGCTGGAGATGCAGAAAATGGTGCCCTTGTGCGCCTCAACAATGGAGCGGGTAATGGCCAAGCCAAGGCCGGCATTGCTCGGGCTGCCTTCGCGGCGCGCCGGGTCTACTCGATAGAAACGGTCGAAGAGCTTATCCAGGTGCTCGGGCTTGATGGTTTCACCTGGGTTCTCGACGATGAGCGTGACCGCATGTGCGCTCGATGAGATCGTTAGCGATATCGTCTTGCCGGCAGGTGTATAACGCAGCGCATTGGACAGCAGGTTCGAGATCGCGCGATCGAGCATCAGCTTGTCACCCAGCACGCTGCCGGATCCACTCACAAGCAACTGAATGCCCTGCTCGTCCGCCAACAGGTGGTAGTACTCGACCAGCTTGGTTACGACCTCGCTGAGTTCAATGCGCACCTGCTGGGGGATGATCAAGCCATTGTCCGATTTAGCCAGAAACAGCATGTCGTCGATCATTCGCGACATGCGGTTGAGGTCCTCGAGGTTCGAATAGAGGTTTTCTTCATAGGCTTCGAGATTGCGCTTTTGGCTCAGCACCACCTCGGTGTGCGTCATCAAATTGCTGAGTGGTGTACGCAATTCATGGGCAATGTCGGCTGAAAAGTTTGAGATCCGAGCAAAAGCGTCATCGAGCCGGGCAAGCATCGCATTGAATGCCGTCACCAACTGCTGAAGCTCAAGGGGCACGGGCTCCAGCGGAATACGCTCTTTCAGCGACCTGGCCGACATCGACGTCGCCACCTGGGTGACCTGCCGCAAGGGGGTCAAGCCACTGCGGGCTACAACCCAGCCTAACGCAGCGCTTACCAGTGCGCTGATAACCAGGCCAATCCAAAACCAGCGCTGCAACGTTTCAAAGAAATGCACATGCTTGGTCACATCAAGAATCAGCAACGCCGTGAGAAATGAAGGCTGAGCCGGGGTTGATACCTGCGCAGTCATGCCACGGAACATTCGACCTTTGTGCTCCCACTGCCACATCCCATGATCAGTGTTATGGCGAAACTTTTCGGGGACATTGAACAGCTGAGGCTCGGCAAAAAGTGTTGTGCCGTCGCGTGCAAGGATGATCGCGGCTAAATCGTGATGCGCCCCGAGCATTGCTTTCAGTTGCGGTAAAACTCTTTCAAGGTCTGCTTGGTTGCGTGTATTGCGGAGGATTTTCTGAGTTGATTCGAGCTTCTCATCCAACGTCTGCTGGTCGAGCATCATAAAGTGATGCCGGCTGAACTCATTGAAGCTAAGGCCTGATATTGTCAGGACAGCCATCACCGCCAGCATGAACATCAAACTCATGCGCGCTGTCAGTGATAAGTGCTTCATTCAGATTCCTGAGCATCAAGCATGTATCCCATACCGCGAGAGGTATGAATCAGTTTTAACTCGAAATCATCGTCAACCTTGGCGCGCAAGCGGCGAATAGCCACTTCGATTACGTTGGTGTCGCTGTCGAAATTCATGTCCCACACCTGGGAGGCGATCAACGATTTGGGAAGAACCTCACCACGACGACGCAGCAGCAATTCGAGCAACAAAAACTCCTTTGCTGTCAGATCAATTCGCTTTCCACTGCGCACGGCACGCCGCTTAAGCAGATCGACTTCAAGGTCAGCTATTTTCATGGTGGTCTGCGTGGGCGCGCTATTGCTACGGCGAAGCAGTGTCCTAACGCGTGCTAACAACTCAGAAAAGGCAAAAGGTTTGACTAGGTAGTCATCGGCCCCCAGCTCCAAGCCTTTCACGCGATCCTCAACACCGTCACGTGCTGTGAGGAATAACACGGGCACATCCTTTCCCGCCGCCCGCACCATCCTTAGCACTTCCCAGCCATCTAGGCCCGGCATCATGACGTCCAGAATCAACAGGTCATAGGCCTCGCTTAACGCATGCTGGAGCGCATCCGTTCCGGTCATCACGCGGTCGACATTGAATCCAGCCTCAGTGAGGCCCTGTTGCAAATAAATACCTGTTTTGGGCTCGTCTTCAGCAACTAAAAGTCTCATGCGGGCTATTCCAAGCGTTGAGTGGTCTGAGTGTGCAGTCAAATTGCCCACCCAACCAGAAGCTTACGCAGATGTAATCCTAGCTTCAGGCTTCTGTCAGGTTGACTGGCTAAGGTGCAAGTATGAGCGCTAGGTTGGGCGCTTGCCCCTCCGATGGATAAAGAGGTGACGGCTACATTTTTTACTGCGGAGACTCCCCTATGAAACTGCTTAAATCTTTATTTCTGGTTGGTTCGCTCCTGCTTGCATCAGTGGCTTGGGCAGAGGGTGGTGCTGGTAGGCTCTTCGAACGCATAGAGAGCATGCGAGACAAAGCTGAGGCTGTACTAGTTCAGGCGGAAAAAGCGCCTGCCAGTGAACGTCATGTGCACATGAAAGAGCACATGAAAATGCTCGGCGAGATCATGAACCAGCTGCACAGCGAGCATCCGGCTCCCGGCATATCTACGGAAGAACATCTCGCGTGGATGGAGCAGCACGACAAATTGGTTGATGACGTCCTTGCGCAGATGATGCGTGAGCACAAGCTGATGATGGCTGATAAAGAGTGCCATCCATAAGACTTCCCATCTTCAAGGCCTTCATGATTGCTCCTTTGGCCTAGCGGCATCTCGACGGTGCCGCATTTTTTCAATATTGACTGATCTGCAGTCTTTGCAGTGCTCCCGCCAGTAAACCCGCACTGCACTTTACTCAGCATAGCTTTCAAGCATGTAGGTTTCGGGTAAGCCAACTGACAGTTCAGCCGCCCTCAATGCAATGGTATTTCGAGCCCCCCTTTTCGAGGTCCATTATGAAATCCAAACTCATCTCATTTCTTCTCACCACAACACTGGTCTTCACCGCCTCTGCTGCCATGGCCAGCCCGAGCCATAGTAAAAGCGCTATTGGCCAACCGGGAGACGCCAAGAAAGCTGATCGCACCATCGAAATCAGAATGGGCGATATCTTTTTCGAGCCGCAGAGTATTGATCTCAAAGCAGGAGAAACCGTCCGCTTCATACTCAAAAATGAGGGCGCGCTGCTGCATGAGTTCAACCTGGGCATGGCCGCCGCACATGCCGCCCATCAAAAAGAAATGGTCGTCATGCTTCAGAACGGCACGCTGTCTCCAACGGCCGCACAGGGCATGAGCAACATGGCGCATGGCATGGGCGGGATGAAGATGGTCGGCATGAAACACGACGATCCAAACAGCGTCTTGATTGAGCCAGGTGCCACCGAAGAACTGGTATGGACCTTTACCAAGGCAACGGGCCTTGAGTTCGCCTGCAACATCCCTGGCCATTACCAATCGGGGATGGTCGGCAAGGTCAACGTGCGCTAATCGTTAAGTTCGGATTGACCCACGTCAATCCGTCGGAGCGCAGTAGAGGCTACTGTCATTAGCTGTCACTCCAATAACGCCTCAATCCAAACGAGGATCGAGCCATGGACCACTCCCACCACTCAGGCTCTGAATTGCCATTCTGGAAGAGCAGAAATGGCATTGTGCTGATTATGCTGGCCGTCATCGGTTTGTTTTACGTGGCCCGCGAGCATTTTGGCCACCTGTCTCAGGCACTGCCTTACTTGATTCTGCTGCTGTGCCCGCTGATGCACATATTCGGTCACAAGCATGGTGGGCACTCCCACCAGGATGGTGCTGATACTCCCAAGCACGACAGCCGGAAATAAGCCCTATGCACACCACCTCGTGCCATCTTGACCATGATCACTCCAAGCATCAGGAAGACCAACATGGGAGCCTGCACGATCCGGTGTGCGGCATGGCCGTCAAGCCAGACAGCCCATTCAGTGAAAGCCACGAAGGCCAGACATACCGGTTCTGCAGCGCGAAATGCCTGGAGAGGTTCCGGGCAGCACCTAGCCGCTATGTGAACCCTCCCCAGCGTGCGGAGCATCCACATCATGACGCTGCGCCTCCCTCACCTGGGGCCACAGGGGCGGCGGAATACACCTGCCCAATGCACCCGGAAATACGCCAGCCAAAACCTGGCAACTGCCCCATCTGCGGCATGACCTTGGAGGCAGTGATTCCGGAGCTGGAGGAAGAGGATAGTTCAGAGCTCGAGGACTTCACCCGGCGCTTCTGGTGGACACTCCCACTCACGATCATCGTGACGGTCTTGGCTATGGCCGGTCACTCATTAACGCTATTTCATGGCGCCACGCAGAACTGGGTAGAGCTTGCCTTGGCGACGCCTGTAACGCTCTGGGGCGGCTGGGTTTTTTTTACCCGAGGCATCGACTCGATCCGTCATCGCAGCCCCAATATGTGGACACTTATCAGCCTAGGTACTGCAGCAGCCTACCTCTACAGCGTTGCCGCGACCCTGGCCCCACAGCTATTTCCCCAGGCGTTCTTCCAGGGCGGACGCATTGGCGTCTACTTTGAGGCGGCGGCAGTCATCATCTCCCTGACGCTATTGGGCCAGATGCTCGAACTCAAGGCTCGCTCACAAACCTCAGCCGCCATTAAATCGCTATTAGGCCTAGCACCCAAAACCGCGCGGCGCATCAATCCTGACGGCCAGGAAGAGGATGTACCGTTGACCCATGTGCATCTGGGCGACCATCTGCGGGTACGCCCCGGTGAGAAAGTCCCGGTGGATGGCAGCGTTCTCGAAGGCGAAAGCGCCGTCGACGAGGCCATGCTGACCGGCGAGCCGTTACCGGTGACCAAGCGCGTTGGCGATACGCTGATCGGCGCAACCATGAATACCCACGGTAGTCTGGTCATGCAGGCGCAGAAGGTGGGGGCCGATACCATGCTGTCCCAGATCGTGCAGATGGTCGCCAGGGCGCAGCGCTCCAAGGCCCCCATGCAACGCATGGCCGATGCTGTCGCGGGTTATTTCGTGCTCGGCGTGATCGCCATCGCGATCCTCACGTTCTTCGGCTGGGGCTTGCTCGGTGCGGAGTCAGGCTGGGTATTCGGCCTGATCAACGCGGTTGCCGTACTGATCATTGCCTGCCCCTGTGCACTGGGCCTGGCGACCCCCATGTCGGTGATGGTCTCGACCGGCAAGGCGGCCACCAGTGGCGTCTTGTTCCGGGATGCCAGTGCCATAGAGAACCTGTGCAAGATTGATACGCTGATCGTCGACAAGACCGGCACGCTGACCGAGGGGCGGCCTGTATTCCATAGCGCAGAGGGTACCGGCCCGTTCGACCCGGACGAGGTGCTGCGATTGGCTGCAAGCCTCGATCAAGGCAGCGAACATCCGCTGGCCCATGCAATCGTTGATCACGCTCGCGCCCAAGGCATTGAGCTGGCCAAGCCGGATTCTTTCGAGTCGGGCTCAGGCATCGGTGTGCGCGGCCACGTGGACGGTCAACAACTGCAACTGGGTAATACGGCGTTGATGGAAGAGGCCGGAATAGATGCCGCCCCTCTGCGCAACCCTGCAGAGCAGCTTCGACTGGAGGGCATCAGCATTATTTACTTGGCGGTGGATGGCGTACTGGCAGGGCTGCTGGCTGTCTCTGACCCGATCAAGCCGACCGCTAAACAAGCAGTCAGCAGGCTTCAGGGGGTCGATGTGAACGTCATCATGGCCACCGGTGACGGGCTCACTACCGCAAGGGCCGTGGCCAAAGAGCTGGGTATCGACGAAGTCCATGGCGAGGTTAAACCTCAGGACAAAGAAAAACTGGTGGCCGATCTGCAGCGCGATGGCCGCCGCGTGGCCATGGCGGGCGACGGTATCAACGATGCCCCTGCACTAGCCCGTGCCGATGTTGGTATCGCGATGGGAACCGGTACCGATGTGGCGATGAACAGTGCTCAGGTGACCTTGGTCAAAGGTGATCTGCTGGGCATCTTACGGGCAAGGACCTTGTCCGTGGCCACGGTGAAAAACATGCGCCAAAACCTGGCCTTTGCCTTCATCTACAACGCCATGGGCATACCACTTGCGGCGGGGGTGCTCTACCCCCTGACCGGTCACCTGCTATCGCCCATGATTGCTGCACTGGCAATGAGTGTCAGCTCAGCGTCAGTGGTGTTCAACGCGCTGCGGTTGCGTCATACCAATATTGACTGAGCAGAGTTGCTCCTGATGGTGAGCTGGCTGCCAGTGTGGTGAGAGAACGATTCTCTGCTTGGTTACTCCAGTCACCTGCACTCAGCCCATCTTAATGTGCGCTTGTAAAAAACAGGCTTGAGCTTGCCATTGCGTCAAGGTTGATGATGGCAGTGCGGTGCATCGGCCCGCTCTTAAAGACGAGGTGATCTATGTTTGTATTACAGGTAACAGGAATGGGCTGTGGTGGCTGTGTCGGCAAAATCACTAAAGCCATTCAGCAACTGGACGCGACGGCAATAGTCGAGGTCGATCGTGAAGCCGGCAGGGTGATGGTTGAAAGCCTTGTCAGCGCTGATCAGATCAGTACGCGGGTGCGTGAGCTTGGCTTTCCGAATCAAGTTACGGCCAGCCAATAGTCCTCATGACGTTCACAAGTAACGTCATGCAAAGAGGTGAACATCATGCTGTTAAATCCAATTAAGGTCGGCCTCGCAGCTGCCATCAGCTTCTCCTTGCTATGGCTCCTATGCAGCCTGTTCGTCTTGCTCGCCCCTGCAATGACGCTGTCCATGTCCGGCGCCATGATGCATATGAACCTTGCTGGAATGGGCTGGCATTTAACCCTGGCTGGCGTTTTAACTGGCTTGGTCGGCTGGTTTGTACTAGCAGGTTTGGGTGGATGGCTGCTTGCCGTGATCTATAACCGTTCGGTTTGAGACTTGTGCATTTCATTAGCTATATCCGCTGGAGCAGCCCCTCACCGCCCCATTGTTTCAGCGACATGCAGGTGGTGGGCGCGGCCCCGGCTCCAACACAGATGATCAGGCCCCAGCAGGGCTGAACTCGGTCGAGCACGATTTCAATTGCCGCCGGTAGTCGACATCGATCTCATGCGGCCCGCCAGTCGACAAGGCAACCTCATGCATGACCAGCGGATACGGCGCGTTGATCGCATCGAGAAAATAGAGGGTTTTACCGCACCGACCATGTAGTTCTCGGCGATGAGCTCGAGCCAGTCGACTGCAGGGCGTTGCTCCAGGATCTGCGGGTAATACTCGCTTAATAAGCCCAGGCAGAGCCAGCGTATCGCTTTTACTCATTGGCGCTCCGAGTAAGGGAGTGACTCGCACTCCCTCGGATAAACTTACTCGCTGGTTTTGCCGCCGGCCTCATCGCACTTTTCTTGGGTCATCAAGTTGAAGCCCTCGCCTTTACAGGCGGCCTGCCCCTTGCAGGAGTTCTTCGCCGTCATGCAATCGTTCTGGCCTTTGCAGCCGTTCACCCCAAAGCATTTTACTTCGGCTGTTTTTGCGTCCTGAGCCGCTTGCGCAGGCAGGGTGGCGAACAGGCTGGCGGCAACGAGGGCCAATGCAGCACCGGTAGCAACAGTATTTTTGCTCGACATAATGGCTATCTCTCTTAAGTGTGGGGGCGGGGCTATTTAGCGCCACTGCCCGGAAGCAGCTTAGGCATCGCTGCCTGGCATGCCATAAAACCAATCCGCACAGGCTTGATCAACGGGCATGAACAGACATTACAGAGGCCCGTGGAGACTCGACAAGAAAGAAGTAGCAACCTGACAGAACTGTAATGTTCAGCTCAGGTTTATGACAGGCCGCTCTGGCTAAGGTGACTTCGAGCCTGAAGCTCAACGCCTGATGGCGACCCATTCGGGGTCACCTGGCTAATTGCACTGAATCGAGGAATATCCAGATGAAATCAATCAAAACCCTGTTCGTGGTGATCGCACTTAGCGCTGCTTCTTTGGCGATGGCCGAAGGCGGGGCTGAGCGTACGTTTGCCCGCATGGAACAGGCCAGCAAGGTATCGATGCAAGCCTATCAACTGGCCCAGCAAGCGAAAAAACAGTCGCCAGTGGCAGGCAATAAAACCCATACAGCCGACCACGCCAACTGCTAGTACAGGGCCAACCTGACAGAAATGTAATCACTTAGCCGGTTGATATATGGCAATTTCTCAGACTCGCTGTCGGATTGACTTGAATAATCATGGCAGTGGGTAAGGCTGATAGGGAAACCACGCCAGGATGAAGCTGACAACCAACCGTGACCTCACGGTTGTTTACCCTGGTTCCTCTAACTGATTGGACATAATGGTATGCACTGCAAAACCTCAAGACGAACCTTCGTTAAAGGCCTGGCCGCCACCGGCATTCTCGGAGGCCTTGGCTTGTGGCGCACGCCCGTTTGGGCGGTGACCAGCCCAGGTCAGCCCAATGTATTGACTGGCACCGACTTCGACTTATTCATTGGTGAAACACCGGTGAATATCACGGGCGCCGCGCGGACCGCGATGGCTATTAACGGGTCTATTCCAGGGCCCATTCTGCGCTGGCGAGAAGGCGACACCGTCACCCTGCGGGTGAGAAACCGCTTGGCCGAAGACACCTCGATTCACTGGCACGGGATTATTCTGCCCGCCAACATGGACGGTGTGCCTGGTTTGAGCTTCCACGGCATCGCGCCTGACGGCATGTACGAGTACAAGTTCAAGGTCAATCAGAATGGTACCTACTGGTACCACAGCCACTCTGGACTGCAGGAGCAGATCGGCGTTTACGGTGCTCTAGTCATCGACGCCAAGGAGCCTGAGCCGTTCAGCTACGACCGTGACTACGTGGTGATGCTGACTGACTGGACCGATGAAGATCCAAACCGGCTACTGGCCAAGCTGAAAAAGCAGTCGGACTACTACAACTATCACAAGCGCACCGTTGGCGACTTTATTAATGACGTCAGCGAGCAAGGTTGGTCGGCAGCCGTTGCCGACCGCAAGATGTGGGCCGAAATGAAGATGAGCCCCACCGATCTTGCTGACGTCAGTGCCTATACCTACACCTACTTGATGAATGGTCAGGCACCGAATGGCAACTGGACCGGTATCTTCAAGCCGGGTGAAAAGCTCCGCTTGCGCTTTATCAACGGCTCGGCCATGAGCTACTTCGACGTGCGTATTCCAGGCCTGAAGATGACCGTGGTCGCGGCCGATGGCCTGCACGTCAAGCCGGTCAGCGTCGACGAATTCCGTATCGCCGTTGCGGAAACCTACGACGTGATTGTCGAGCTCGCCGACCAAGAGGCTTACACCATTTTTGCCCAGTCCATGGATCGCACCGGCTATGCCCGCGGCACCTTGGCGGTCCGTGAAGGGTTGAGCGCTGCGGTGCCAGAAACCGATCCTCGCCCCCTGATCGCCATGGGCGACATGGGTATGGATCACGGCAGCATGGCTGGAATGGACCATAGCAAGATGACCGGCATGGGTGACATGGCCGGCATGGATCACAGCAAGATGGCCGGCATGGGCGATATGGCCGGCATGGATCACTCTGGTATGGCGGGCATGGGCGCAGCGATGCAAGCGCACCCGGCCTCCGAAACCAATAATCCACTGGTCGACATGCAAACCATGACCCCGACCCACAAGCTGGACGATCCGGGTATCGGCCTACGTGGTAATGGCCGTCGCGTGCTGACCTACTCTGACCTGAAAAGCACCTTCCCCGATCCCGATGGCCGTGAGCCCAGCCGAACCATTGAGCTGCACCTTACCGGGCACATGGAGAAATTTTCCTGGTCGTTCGACGGCATCAAGTTTTCGGATGCAGAGCCGCTGCGCCTGAAGTACGGCGAGCGCGTGCGCATCACGTTAGTCAACGACACCATGATGACCCACCCCATCCACCTCCACGGCATGTGGAGCGATCTTGAGGATGAAAATGGCCAGTTCATGGTGCGTAAACACACAATCGATATGCCACCGGGCTCCAAGCGTAGCTATCGCGTAACCGCTGATGCTCTTGGGCGTTGGGCCTATCACTGCCACCTGTTGCTGCACATGGAAATGGGCATGTTCCGTGAAGTACGCGTGGACGAGTAAAGGAGAGTCATGATGAGTACATTTCTTCAGCGCGCCAGCCTATTCGGGGCGGTGTTTGCGCCTGGTTTGCTAGGCGCAATGCAGGTGCCGGCTGCATTAGCCGGTGAAGGCCAAGCTGGGCACGACACCAACAAAGCTGAGGCGGAGTCGAACCATGACCACTAGTTTTTCACGCCCCACTCTCATCGCCCTGGCCGTTTCGTTGAGCGCACTAGCGGGCGGCTTCGCCAACGCTGCCGAGACAATGGATCATTCCATGCACATGACACCGGGGACTGCGCAGAGCACGTCCAACGCGAAGCAGGCGGTGGTCAAGCAGGCCGCTTCAAGCACTGCACAAATGGATCATGCCGCAATGGGTCACGGCTCGATGCCCGCCATGGATCACAGCAAAATGGATCATGGCGCGATGGATCATAGCCAGATGAACCATGGGCAGATGAACCAGAACAAACCGGCAGCCATGGACCATAGCAAGATGGACCACGGCGCTATGCACGGCCAGATGGAAACCATGGATCACAGTCAGATGAACCATGGCAGCACAGATGCTCCGCGAACCACCAATCGCACGCCTATCCCGGTGCTGACAGATGCGGATCGTGCAGCCGCGTTTCCACCATTACCAGGCCACAAGGTTCACGACAGCGCCATCAACAGCTTCTTCCTGCTCGACCAGCTCGAATACCAGGATGCCGATGAAGGCAGCACCTTGGCCTGGGATGCGTCCGGTTGGATCGGCGGC includes:
- a CDS encoding heavy-metal-associated domain-containing protein; translation: MFVLQVTGMGCGGCVGKITKAIQQLDATAIVEVDREAGRVMVESLVSADQISTRVRELGFPNQVTASQ
- a CDS encoding DUF5676 family membrane protein, producing MLLNPIKVGLAAAISFSLLWLLCSLFVLLAPAMTLSMSGAMMHMNLAGMGWHLTLAGVLTGLVGWFVLAGLGGWLLAVIYNRSV
- a CDS encoding heavy metal translocating P-type ATPase, coding for MHTTSCHLDHDHSKHQEDQHGSLHDPVCGMAVKPDSPFSESHEGQTYRFCSAKCLERFRAAPSRYVNPPQRAEHPHHDAAPPSPGATGAAEYTCPMHPEIRQPKPGNCPICGMTLEAVIPELEEEDSSELEDFTRRFWWTLPLTIIVTVLAMAGHSLTLFHGATQNWVELALATPVTLWGGWVFFTRGIDSIRHRSPNMWTLISLGTAAAYLYSVAATLAPQLFPQAFFQGGRIGVYFEAAAVIISLTLLGQMLELKARSQTSAAIKSLLGLAPKTARRINPDGQEEDVPLTHVHLGDHLRVRPGEKVPVDGSVLEGESAVDEAMLTGEPLPVTKRVGDTLIGATMNTHGSLVMQAQKVGADTMLSQIVQMVARAQRSKAPMQRMADAVAGYFVLGVIAIAILTFFGWGLLGAESGWVFGLINAVAVLIIACPCALGLATPMSVMVSTGKAATSGVLFRDASAIENLCKIDTLIVDKTGTLTEGRPVFHSAEGTGPFDPDEVLRLAASLDQGSEHPLAHAIVDHARAQGIELAKPDSFESGSGIGVRGHVDGQQLQLGNTALMEEAGIDAAPLRNPAEQLRLEGISIIYLAVDGVLAGLLAVSDPIKPTAKQAVSRLQGVDVNVIMATGDGLTTARAVAKELGIDEVHGEVKPQDKEKLVADLQRDGRRVAMAGDGINDAPALARADVGIAMGTGTDVAMNSAQVTLVKGDLLGILRARTLSVATVKNMRQNLAFAFIYNAMGIPLAAGVLYPLTGHLLSPMIAALAMSVSSASVVFNALRLRHTNID
- a CDS encoding copper resistance system multicopper oxidase — protein: MHCKTSRRTFVKGLAATGILGGLGLWRTPVWAVTSPGQPNVLTGTDFDLFIGETPVNITGAARTAMAINGSIPGPILRWREGDTVTLRVRNRLAEDTSIHWHGIILPANMDGVPGLSFHGIAPDGMYEYKFKVNQNGTYWYHSHSGLQEQIGVYGALVIDAKEPEPFSYDRDYVVMLTDWTDEDPNRLLAKLKKQSDYYNYHKRTVGDFINDVSEQGWSAAVADRKMWAEMKMSPTDLADVSAYTYTYLMNGQAPNGNWTGIFKPGEKLRLRFINGSAMSYFDVRIPGLKMTVVAADGLHVKPVSVDEFRIAVAETYDVIVELADQEAYTIFAQSMDRTGYARGTLAVREGLSAAVPETDPRPLIAMGDMGMDHGSMAGMDHSKMTGMGDMAGMDHSKMAGMGDMAGMDHSGMAGMGAAMQAHPASETNNPLVDMQTMTPTHKLDDPGIGLRGNGRRVLTYSDLKSTFPDPDGREPSRTIELHLTGHMEKFSWSFDGIKFSDAEPLRLKYGERVRITLVNDTMMTHPIHLHGMWSDLEDENGQFMVRKHTIDMPPGSKRSYRVTADALGRWAYHCHLLLHMEMGMFREVRVDE
- a CDS encoding copper resistance protein B, translating into MTTSFSRPTLIALAVSLSALAGGFANAAETMDHSMHMTPGTAQSTSNAKQAVVKQAASSTAQMDHAAMGHGSMPAMDHSKMDHGAMDHSQMNHGQMNQNKPAAMDHSKMDHGAMHGQMETMDHSQMNHGSTDAPRTTNRTPIPVLTDADRAAAFPPLPGHKVHDSAINSFFLLDQLEYQDADEGSTLAWDASGWIGGDINRLWLRAEGERTNGVTEDAELQALYGRSIGPWWDVVAGVRQDFKPESPQTWAAFGIQGMALYAFEVEATAFVGENGQTAARLEGEYDILLTNRLILQPTAEVNFYGKNDPERGIGSGLANTEVGLRLRYEIIRQFAPYVGVSWSRAYGNTADLIRHEGGDIEDTRLVAGIRMWF
- a CDS encoding co-regulatory protein PtrA N-terminal domain-containing protein, coding for MKSIKTLFVVIALSAASLAMAEGGAERTFARMEQASKVSMQAYQLAQQAKKQSPVAGNKTHTADHANC